The Flavipsychrobacter sp. genome contains the following window.
TAGTTAGAATACCTTCATTCAGCTCTGTCAATAATGTTTTATACATATAAATTATTTAATTAGAATAGCTCTGCTCTGTTTTCTTTTACCCAGTTATTTATATAATCTGCTATTTCAGAAGTTGCCGCTCCAGGAGCAAAAAGTTTTCCTACTCCTTTTTCATTCAACTCCTTCATATCTTCTTCAGGTATAATACCCCCACCGGTAAGTAATACATTTTCCAAACCTTTTTCTTTCATTAAGGAAATTAGTTTAGGGAAAACTGTCATATGCGCACCACTTAAAATGCTAACGCCTATAGCATCAACATCTTCCTGTAAGGCAGCGTTAACAACCATATCCGCAGTTTGCCTCAACCCTGTGTATATTACTTCCATACCTGCATCTCTCAAAGCTGTGGCTATTACTTTGGCTCCTCGGTCATGACCGTCTAAACCTACTTTTGCTACCAGTACCCTTACTGGGCGTTGCATCGTGTCTGTCATAATAAGTTAAAATGCGATTGTAAAAGTAATAATTTATCAGTCGTTAATTATATCTCTCTCCCATATGTTTTACCTTTATTGGAAATATAACTACTAAGACTTTTATGAAACGTGGCATA
Protein-coding sequences here:
- a CDS encoding cobalamin B12-binding domain-containing protein gives rise to the protein MTDTMQRPVRVLVAKVGLDGHDRGAKVIATALRDAGMEVIYTGLRQTADMVVNAALQEDVDAIGVSILSGAHMTVFPKLISLMKEKGLENVLLTGGGIIPEEDMKELNEKGVGKLFAPGAATSEIADYINNWVKENRAELF